The Plantactinospora sp. KBS50 sequence GCGCGGCCACGTGGTGCACCGCCACATCCACCGGAGCGTCTCCCGCGGCCTGCACCGCCAGGTCGACGAGCCGGGCCAGCGCCCGTCCGGTGGTCCGGACCCGGTCGCGCAGCGCCAGCGCACCGTCGGCCACGTGCAGGATGGGCTTGACGGCCAGGGCCGTGCCGAGTAGCGCCGACGCCGCGGTGATCCGGCCGCCCCGGCGCAGGAACTCCAGGGTGTCGACGTAGAAGAGGGTGGTCGTGCGGTCGGCGGCGGCAGCGGCGGTCCGGCGTACCTCGGCGAGGTCCGCGCCCCGGGCGGCGGCGGCACCGGCCGCGAGCGCCGGGAAGCCGAGACCCATGCCGGCGGATCGGGAGTCCACCACCTCGACCCGGCCGTCGAGGTCGGCCGCGGCGAGGCGGGCCGCCTCGACGGTGCCGGACAGCTTCGCGGACAGGTGGACCGAGACCACGCCGTCGGCGCCGGCGTCCAGCAACTGCCGGTAGGTGCCGGCCAGTTCCTCGGGAGCCGGCCGGGAGGTGGTGACGGCGACCCGGCGCTCGCACAGGGCCTGGGCGACGTCCGCGGGCGACACCTCGATGCCCTCCCGCCCCGCCGTGCCGTTCATGACCACGGTCAGCGGAACCACCGTCAGCTGGTGGGACAGCTCCGCCGGAAGGTACGCGGTGGAATCGGTGACGACCGCGACGCGCATTCCGGGAACGGTATCGGACGGACTCCACCACGGCCACGGCCACGGCCGGCGGCCGGCGGCCGGTACGTCCGAAGCCGACCCCGGTCAGGTCAGGTTGCCGGCGGCGCGGGTCGCTGGTCGAGCGGGCCGACGTTGTGCCCGCGCAGCTGCCAGCCCCGGGTGGCGTCGTGGCGCACCTCGGTCCAGTGGCAGTTCTGCAGCGAGCCGAGCGACCGGAGCACCGCCGGTCCCCAGCCGAGGATCTGGCCGCAGCCCTGCCGCGCCGCGCCGCCGTGGGTGGCCAGTACGACCGTGCCCCCCGGCACGTCGTCGGCGGCGTCCTGCACCGCGGCACCGACCCGCTTGCTCAGGTCGTCGAGGGCCTCCACCCCGCAGCCGGGGTCCGGGTCGCCGGAGCGCCAGGCCGCGTACTCGGTCGGATGCCGCTCGGCGGCCTCGGTCAGCAGCAGTCCCTGCCACCGGCCGAAGTGCCGTTCCCGCAGCCGGGCGTCGGCGTGCACCGGGAGGCCGGTGAGCGCGGCGAGCGCGGCGGCGGTCTCCCAGGCCCGGCTCAGGTCGCTGGCCACGATGCGGTCGGGGCGCAGCGCGGCCAGCCAGGTGGCCGCCGTGGCGGCCTGTTCCCGGCCCAGGTCGTTGAGGGGGACGTCGGTCTGCCCCTGTACGCGGTTGCCGTTGTTCCAGTCGGTGTTGCCGTGCCGCCAGAGGATCAGCCGGGTCATTCGGCCAGGACCGCCGGCCCCGCCTCGGCGTCGACGAGGTCGCGGTCGACGAACGGGATGGTCGGGCAGTCCTTCCACAGCCGGTCGAGCGCGTAGAACTCGCGCTCCTCGGTGTGCTGGATGTGGATCACCACGTCGACGTAGTCGAGCAGCACCCACCGGCCCGCCCGCTCGCCCTCGCGCTGGACCGGCTTGGCCTTCTCGGGAAGGTTGACCAGGGCCTCCTCGATGGCGTCCACGATCGCGGCGACCTGCCGCTCGTTGGGCGCGGAGGCGATCATGAAGGCATCGGTGATGGCCAGCCGGTCGCCCACGTCGATGATGACGATGTCCTGGGCCTTCTTGTCGGCGGCGGCCTGCGCGGCCGCCATGGCCAGCTCGTGGGCGCGCTCGGGAACTGCCACCATTCTCCTTCGATCTGACGTACGAGTGGCTTCAAGCCTCTCACACGACGGCGCCCGATGCCCTCCCAGTTTCTTCCGGTTATCGCCTTCGTGGGCGCTATGACCGCCGATACAGCCGCCGTTTGGCGATGTACTGCACCACACCCTCCGGCACCAGGTACCAGATCGGCTTGCCGGCGGCGACCCGGTCGCGGCAGTCGGTCGAGGAGATGGCCATGGCCGGCACCTGGACGAGGCTGACCGCGTCCGCCGGCAGGTGCGCGGCGGACAGTTCGAAGCCGGGCCGGGTCACCCCGATGAAGTGCGCCAGCTCGAACATCCGCTCGGCGTCCTTCCACGAGAGGATCTTCTCCAGCGCGTCCGCCCCGGTGATGAAGAACAACTGCGCCTTGCGGCCGTACTCGGCGCGGATGTCGCGCAGCGTGTCGACCGTGTAGGTGGGTCCGTCCCGGTCGATGTCCGCCCGGCTGACCTGGAAGCCCGGGTTGGAGGCGGTGGCGATGACGGTCATCAGGTAGCGGTCCTCGGCCGGGGTCACCGATTCGTCCGACTTCTGCCAGGGCTGGCCGGTGGGCACGAAGACCACCTCGTCCAGCCCGAACCGGTCGGCCACCTCGCTCGCCGCCACCAGGTGCCCGTTGTGGATGGGGTCGAAGGTGCCGCCCATGATCCCGACCCGCCGGATGTCCTCCTCCACTCCTTGATCGTAGGCCGGCGACGCCATCGCCGGGCCGGCGGCCGGCGACGCCAGCCCCAGGGCCGGCAGCCGGCGACGCCAACCCCAGGGCCGGCAGCCGGCGACGCCAACCCCAGGGCCGGCGGCCGGCGACGCCAACCCCGGCGACGCCAACCCCAGGGCCGGCGGCCGGCGACGCCAGCCCCGGGGTCAGCGCGCGGCGAGCGCCCGGCGCAGGTCGTCGTCGGCGTCCAGCACCGCCCGCCGGACCCCCGGCGGCAGGTCCGCCCCGGCCAGCAGGTCCGCGGCCAGCTCCCGGGTCCGCGGCGCCACGGCGTACCGGGGAAACAGGCTGTGCGCGATCGTCTCGGCCGCCCACGGGGTACGGCAGGAGGCCATCGCCGGCAGCTCGGCGAAGTACCGCTCGACGTATCCGCTGGTCAGCTCGACCTGTTCGGGATGCCAGAAGCCGGTGGCGGTGGCCGTCAGCGCCCGCATCGACGCCGCGGTGTCGGCCACGACCAGCCGCCAGGCGCGTTCCTTGGCCGCCTCGTCGGGCAGCGCGGCCCGGCAGTACGCCGCCCGCTGCTCGCCGGCGGCGGTCCGGTCCCGGGCCGACTCGGCCGCGATCCGCGTCTCGTCGGCCGCGCCCAGCACCACCAGCCGCTCCAGCAGGGCCCAGCGCAGGTCGGCGTCCAGGACCAGCCCTTCGGGCAGGCCGTCGCCGGCCAGCCAGCCGTGCAGCAGGCCACTGTCGGCCGTCGCCCAGATCAGCCCGTGCACGGCGGCCAGCAGCGTGGACCCGCCGGTCCCGACCGCACCGTCAAGCCCACCGGCACCGCCGGTCCCACCGGCACCGCCGCCGGCCGGGGCGAGGACCGCGGTCCAGGCCGCCGCCACGGTGTCCAGCGCGCGCCGCCGGGCCGGCGGGTCCAGGTAGCGGTCGAACAGCGGGCGGGCCAGCTGGAACACCTCCTCCACCAGCACCACCTCGGTCTCGCCGGGCAGCGTCACCGACAGCAGCGGCACCAGATCGGTCACCGGCCGCTCGGCGTCGCGCACCGCGTCCATCACGGCGGACCAGACCAGCGCCCGGGCCAACGGGTCGGCCAGGGTGGGCAGCACCTGCGGTACGGCCGCCGCCGAGGCCGCGTCGAGGCGGACCTTCGCGAAGGTCAGGTCGCCGTCGTTGGGCAGCAGCAACCGGGCCACCGGCTCGCCGGCCAGCGCGGCGACCACGGTACGACCGCCCGGCGCGGCCGGATCGAGGTCGACCTCCACCCGCCGGCGCAGCCGGGTCGCCCCGGGCACCGGATCGGGACGCTCGGCCGGGTCGTGCGCGACCGGGCCGTCCTGCTCGACCGGGTCGTAGAGGCCCAGCGCGATCCGGTGCGGGCGGAGCACCGGCTGGTCGGCCGGGGCGGTCTGCACCACGGCGACCTCGGCGTACCGGCCGTCGGGCGTCGGCGTGGCCTCGACGCGCAGCGTGTTGACCCCGGCCCGGCGCAGCCACGGCTCCGCCCAGGCGCCGAGGTCCCGCCCGTCGTCGGCCGGATCCACCGGCCCACCGGCACCGGTCGCCCGGTCGAGCGAGCCGAGCAGGTCCGCCAGGGTCGCGTTGCCGAACCGGTGGGCCGCGAAGTGCGCCCGCAGGCCGGCCAGGAACGCCTCGTCGCCCACCCACGCGACGAGCTGCCGCAGCACCGAGGCGCCCTTGGCGTACGAGATGCCGTCGAAGTTGACAAGCGCCTGCGCGGTGTCGGCGACGTCGGCCGGTGCGACCGGATGGGTGGACGGGCGCTGGTCGGCGGCGTACCCCCAGTTTTTCCGCCGCATGGCGAACTTCGCCCAGGCCCGGTCGAAGCGGGTGGCCTCGGCGGTGACCCGGGTGCCCAGGTACTCGGCGAACGACTCGTTCAGCCACAGGTCGTCCCACCAGCGCATGGTGACCAGGTCGCCGAACCACATGTGCGCCATCTCGTGCGAGATCGTGGTGGCCCGCTGCTCGCGGTCGCTGTCCGTGACCGCCGACCGGAAGACGTAGTCGTCCCGGATGGTCACCAGGCCCGGATTCTCCATCGCGCCCTCGTTGAACTCCGGCACGAACGCCTGGTCGTACTTGCCGAACGGGTAGCGCACCCCGAACAGCCGGTGGAACTCGTCGAGGCACTGCCGGGTGACCGTGAAGATCTCCTCGGCGTCCGCGTCGAGGTGCTCGGCCAGCGACCGCCGGCAGTACAGCGCCAGCGGCACGCCGTCGTGCTCGTCGCGCCGTACGTGGTAGGAACCGGCGATCAGCGAGACGAAATAGGTGGCCAGCGGCTCGGTCCGGGCGAACTCCCAGCGGCCCGGGCCGGGTCGGGCCGCGACCGCGCCGTTCGCGGCGACCAGCCAGTCCGGCGGCGCGGCGACCCGCAGCGTCACCGGCGCCTTGAGGTCGGGCTGGTCGAAGGCCGCGAAGATCCGTTGCGCGTCGTCCAGAAAGGACGTGGCGTACAGGTACGTGGCGCCGTCCGCCGGGTCGAGCACCCGGTGCAGCCCCTGCCCCGTGTTGGTGTACGCCATCACGGCGCCCACGGTGAGCGTGTTCCGCTCGGCCAGCCCGGTCAGCGGGTACCGGTTTCCGGCCAGCGCCGCCGGATCCAGCTCGACGCCGTTGAGCCGTACCCCTTGCAGTTCGACGGGCTTGACCTCGACGAACGTCTCGGCACCGGCGGAGGCCCGGAACTGGATCGTGACCACCGAGGCGAAGGTATCGCCCGCCGCGGTCAAATCCAGGTCGATCTCGTACGACTCCACGGACAGTGTCGCGGCGCGCTGGGCTGCTTCGACGCGGGTGAGGCTCGGCATCCGCCTATCCTGCACGATGGAGACCCGGTTCCCGCCCACGGAACCGACCGCGTGATGGAGGCCCCAATGCCGCAGCACCCCAAGGGCGATTTCGACCTGTCCCGCGCCGTCTGGCAGCGCGCCGACGGCGACCCGGCGGAGGAGGCCGTCGAGGTGGCCTTCGTCGACGACCTGATCGGCATGCGGAACTCGGCCGACCCGGACGGGCCGGTGCTGGTCTTCACCCAGGCGGAGTGGGACGCGTTCGTGGCGGGCGCCCAGGACGGCGAGTTCGACCTCGAATGACCGGCCGCCCGCACTGCTATCGTGGTGGCGTGCGGATGACCAGCACCGGCCTGTGGCGGGCGCCCTGACGGGCGGCCCCGCGCATTCCGCACACCCGATACCCCAGACGGCCGCCCGACGCACCGGGCGGCCGTTTCGCGTACCGCGTCCGCCCGGTGCCGGCGGCCCCGGACACCACCGGAGCCCGCGATGACCGCACCCGCCCTCGACGCCCGTTCCCGGCTGCGCCGGATCACCGGCCTGACCCCGAGCGGCCACCTGCACGTCGGCAACCTGCTCGGCGCGATGGCGCCCATCGCCGCCGGCCAGTACGACCACGACACCGTGGTCTTCCTGGCCGATCTGCACGCCATGACCGTGCGGCACGACCCGGCGCGGGTCCGGGCGAACACCCTGGAACAGGCGACGCTGCTGCTCGCCGCCGGGGTGGACCCGGAGGTCACGCTGCTCTATCCGCAGTCCCAGGTGCCGGCACACACCGAACTGCACTACCTGCTGGAGTGCGTGACCGGGGTGGGCGAGGCCCAACGCATGATCCAGTACCGGGAGAAGTCGGCCCGGCAGCGGCAGGTGCGGCTCAGCCTGCTCACCTACCCGGTGCTGATGGCCGCGGACATCCTGCTGCACCGCATCCGCGAGGTACCGGTCGGCGACGACCAGGACCAGCACGTCGAGCTGGCCCGGGACCTCGCGATCCGGTTCAACCAGCGGTACGGCGACACCTTCCCGGTGCCGGTGGCGGTGCACCCGAGCGCCGCGGCCCGGGTGATGGACCTCGCCGACCCGACGTCGAAGATGAGCAAGTCGGCCGGCTCGGGCGCGGGCACGCTGTTCCTGCTCGACCCGCCGGACGTGCTGCGCCGCAAGGTGCTGCGGGCGGTCACCGACTCGGGGACCACTGTGGCGTACGACCCGGTGCACCGGCCGGGGGTGGCGAACCTGCTGGAGATCCTCGCGGCCTGCGCGGGCCGGTCCCCCGCCGACCTGGCCACGGAGTTCGACTCGTACGGGCGGCTCAAGGCCGCCGTGGTGGACGCCGTGCTGGCCCGGGTGACGCCTATCCAGGCCAGGTACGCCGAGCTGAGCCGCGACCCCGCCCACGTGCACGGCCTGCTGCGGGCGGGAGCCGAACGGGCGCGGGCGGCCACCGCGGACACGGTCCGGGCGGCCCGGGCGGCGATCGGCCTGCTCGACTGAGCGGACCGCCGGAGCGCGGGACGGTTTTGAGTCCGGACCGCGCCCGGGTCTATCGTCCAGATCGAGCGTGCGCTGCGAGCCGACGACGAGGAGCGACCCATGAGCGAAGCGGCCGAGCGGGCGGACCGGAAGCCGCACAGCCCCTGGCTGGTGCTCTCCGTGCTCTGCCTCGGCTTCTTCATGATCCTGCTGGACACGACGATCGTGAACATCGCGATCCCGGACATGAGCACCAGCCTGTCCGCATCCCTGGACCAGATCCTCTGGGTGCTCAACTCCTACGTGCTGGTCTACGCCGTACTGCTGATCACTGCCGGCCGGCTCGGCGACCTGTACGGGCCGAAGCGGCTGTTCATCCTGGGTCTGATCGTCTTCACCGTCGCCTCGGCGGTGTGCGGCTTCGCCCGCAACCCCGAGCAGCTCATCATCGCCCGGGTGGTGCAGGGGGTCGGCGGCGCGCTGCTCACCCCGCAGACCCTGTCCGTGATCACCATGATCTTCCCGGCGGAGAAGCGGGGCGCCGCGTTCGGCCTGTGGGGCGCCGTCGCGGGCGTGGCCACGGTCGCCGGGCCGACCCTCGGCGGTTACCTGGTCACGGACTGGGGCTGGGAGTACATCTTCTTCGTCAACCTGCCGATCGGCATCATCGCCGTGGTGCTGGCCGCGATCGTGATGCCGGACATCAAGCTCAACCGCCGGCACCGGCTGGACTGGACCGGAACGGCGCTGGCCACCGTGGGACTCTTCCTGGTCACGTACGGGTTGATCGAGGGCGAGCCGCACGACTGGGGCCGGGTGTGGGGACCGGTCACCATCTTCGAGGTGATCGCCGCCGGCGTCGTGGTGCTGGCCGTCTTCATGTTCCAGCAGTACGCCGGCCGGGACCGCGAACCGCTGGTGCCGTTCGCGATCTTCGCGGACCGCAACTACTCGCTGATGAACGTCGTGAGCGCGGCCATCGCGTTCGGCATGCTCGGCCTGTTCCTGCCGCTGGTGATCTATCTCCAGTCGGTGCTCGGACTGACCGCGTTGCAGGCCGGTCTCACCACCGCGCCGATGTCGCTGATCTCGATGTGCGTCGCCCCGCTCGCCGGCCGGCTCGCCGACCGCACCGGCGGCAAGTGGGTCCTGTTCCTCGGGCTCAGCCTCTGGTCGGTCGGCATGGGGCTGGTGGTCTGGCTGGCCCACGCCGACTCCGGGCGCTGGCACGTGCTGCCCGGCATCATCGTGGCCGGCTTCGGCCTGGGCCTGACCTTCGCGCCGTTGCAGACCATCGCCATGCGCAACGTGGCACCGCAGATGGCCGGCGCCGCCTCCGGGTTCATCAACACGGCCCGGCAGCTCGGCGCGGTGATCGGCTCGGCCGCGGTCGGTGCCCTGCTCCAGGTGCAGCTCGCCGACCAGTTGCGCAGCACCGCCCGGGCGAACGCCGGGGCGCTGCCGCCGCAGTTCCGCGACCAGTTCGTCGACGGCTTCAGCAACGCCAGCGGCGGCAACCTGGAGATCGGCGCCGGCCAGTCCGGCGTGGAGCTGCCGCCGGACCTGCCGGAGCAGGCCCGGCAGGTGATCGGCGAGGTGGCCGCCCACACGTTCCGCCAGGCGTTCACCACGGCCATGCGGCACAGCCTGGTGCTGCCGCTGGCCGTCCTCGCCCTGGCCGCACTCTGCTGCGTGTTCGTCGCCCGCCGCTCCACCGGGGCGACCGAGTCGGCGCCGCCGACCCCCGAGCCGGTGGACGCGCACGTCTGAGCGGCGAAGCCCGGCCGGCCGGGCAACCGCGCCCTGGGCCGGGACGCGGCCGGCCGGGGAACCGCGCCCTGGGCCGGGACGCGGCCGGCCGGAGAACCGCGGCCTAGGCCGGGACGGGCAGCCGCTTGCGGAAGCAGACGCTGTACGGGTTGCTGACGTACTCGCCGTAGACGGGTATCCGGGCGTACCCGGCCGAGCTGTAGAGCCCGATCGCGGCCGGCAGGTAGGTGGCGGTCTCCAGCCGTACCTCGGTGTGGCCGTGCCAGAGCGCCAGCTCCTCCAGGGCGGTCAGCAGCTGCCGGGCCAGGCCCTGACCGCGGAAGGCCGGCCGGACGTACATCCGCTTGATCTCCGCGGTGCGGGCGTCGAGCGCCTGGATCGCCCCGCAGGTCACCGCCAGCCCGTTGTGCAGTCCGACCAGGAACCGGATGTTCGGGTGGACGTCGAAGACCTGGCCGTCGAGCCCTCCGTCGGCGTCCCGCAACTCGCGTTGCTGGGCCGTCACCAGGGCCACCAGCGCCGGATCGGAGGCGGGCCGCGGCTCGATCAGCACACCTTTACGGTAGTGACCGGGCATTTCCGCCGGGTAACGCGATCATGGACGCCGCGCCAGCGGCTTCCGACCCGGTCCTGAACGGATACGGCGGACCGCGGCCGTCAGCCGGCGCCGCCGGCCGCGCCGTCGCGGTCCCCGCTCCCCTCGGCCGCGCCGTCGCCGGTCCCGTCCCCGCCGGTCACACCGTCCCCGGCGGTCACCGCGGCGGCCGTACCGTCGCCGGTCTCGACCTCGTCGTCCGGGCGGCGCCGGCGGGCCTTGCGGGCCGCCAGCCGCTGCGCGGCGGTGGCCCGGGTGGACCGGTCCGCCATGCGCTCGTCGGTGCCGCGCACGGTGGGCACGAACTCGGCCAGCACCGTCGGGTGCCAGTCGAACTCCCGCTCGCCGATCCGGACCAGGTCGCCGGGCTCGGCGCCGGCCTTGGCCAGCGCCTCCTCGACGCCGAGCCGGGCGAGCCGGTCGGCCAGGTAGCCCACGGCCTCCTCGTTGTCGAAGTTGGTCTGCCGGACCCACCGCTCGGGTCGGGGGCCGCGCACCAGGTAGCCGTCGTCGACGGCCTCCACCGTGAAGCCGGCGTCGTCCACGGCCGGCGGCCGCAGCACGATCCGGGTGGGTTCCGCCGCCGGGGCCGCCGCGCGGGCCTGTTCGACCAGTTCGGCCATCGCGTACGTCAGCTCGCGCAGCCCCTCCCGGGTGGCCGCCGACACCTCGAACACCGGATAGCCGCGTTCCTCGACGTCCGACCGGACGATGTCGGCCAGGTCCCGGCCGTCGGGCACGTCCACCTTGTTCAGCACCACCAGCCGGGGTCGATCGGCCAGCCCGCCGTACGCGGCCAGTTCCGTCTCGATCGCGTCGATGTCGCCGAGCGGGTCCCGGCCCGGTTCCAGGGTGGCCGCGTCCACCACGTGCACGAGAACCGCGCACCGTTCGATGTGCCGGAGGAACTCCAGGCCCAGCCCCTTGCCGGTGGCGGCGCCGGGAATCAGCCCGGGTACGTCGGCGACGGTGAACGTGTGGTCGTCGACCCGGACGACGCCCAGGTTCGGTACGAGGGTGGTGAACGGGTAGTCGGCGATCTTCGGCTTCGCCGCGGAGAGCACCGAGATCAGCGAGGACTTGCCGGCGGACGGGAACCCGACCAGCCCGACGTCCGCCACGCTCTTGAGTTCCAGCACCACGTCCAGCTGGTCGCCCGGCTCGCCCAGTTCGGCGAAGCCGGGCGCCTTGCGCCGGGAGTTGGCCAGCGCCGCGTTGCCCCGGCCGCCCCGGCCGCCGCGGGCCGCCTCGAACGTGGTCCCGGCGCCGACCAGGTCGGCCAGCACCGTCCCGTCGAGCGTGCTCACCACCGTCCCGTCGGGCACCTTGAGCACCAGGTCGGTGCCGTTGGCGCCGTCCCGGTTGGAGCCGGCGCCGCCCTTGCCCCCGGCGGCCCGCACGTGCGGCCGGAAGTGGAAGTCCAGCAGCGTGTGTACCTGGGGGTCGACCACGAGGGAGATGCCGCCGCCGTGTCCGCCGTTGCCCCCGTCGGGGCCGCCGAACGGCTTGAACTTCTCCCGGTGGATCGAGACACAGCCGTGCCCGCCGTCGCCGGCCCGCAGGTGCAGGACGACCCGGTCAACGAACGTCGCCACGACGCAATCCTCTCAGCGGCGGATGGTGCCGCCGCAGGCGAATCCGGGGATCCGCCCCGGAGACAGCGAAGCGGGCCGGGGACACCGTGGTCCCGCGGCCCGCTTCGACGATGTGCTACTGCTGTGCCGCCGGCACGATGCTGACGATCTTGCGACCGCGCCTGCTGCCGAACTGCACCGCTCCCGCGGCCAGCGCGAAGAGCGTGTCGTCGTTACCGCGGCCGACGAGCTCGCCGGGGTGGAACTTGGTGCCACGCTGCCGGACGATGATCTCGCCGGCGCTGACGACCTGGCCACCGAACCGCTTCACGCCGAGCCGCTGCGCCGCGGAGTCCCGGCCGTTACGCGAGCTGGACGCACCCTTTTTGTGAGCCATCTGAGAACGACCTTACTTTCCGCTGGAGATGCCGGTCACCTTGATCTTGGTCAGCGGCTGGCGGTGACCCTGACGCTTGTGGTAGCCGGTCTTGTTCTTGAACTTGTGGATCCGGATCTTCGGGCCCTTGGTGTGCGCGGCGATCTCGCCGGACACCGAGACGTCGGCGAGCTTGGCCGCATCGGTCACCAGGTCTTCACCATCGACGAGGAGGACCGCGGTCAGCGTCACCGCGTCGCCGGGCTGGCCGACGAGCTTCTCGACCTCGATCACGTCGCCCTCGGCGACCTTGTACTGCTTGCCGCCGGTCTTGACGATCGCGTACATCGGACGCGGACTCCCTGTCGTTGAGGCTGCTGGGAAAAGCTGCTCGCGGCGACTCGCCGCGGGATGCGGCTGCGGGCACGCGACAACTCGGCGCACGCAGGTACGCCGCAGGCAAGCGTACGCCATGCCCGGCCCCGCCCCCAAACCGGGGCCGGCACGACCACCGGAACGGGTCCCGGGGCGCTCAGCTGCCGCAGAGCGCGTCCACCCGCTGCTGGAGCTGGTCGAGCTTGCTCTGGTCGAGGCTCTGCACGTCCGGTTCGATGGTGGCGATCTCCGCGCTCACGTCGGTCAGCGCCGCCCGCAACTGCGGATCGGTCGCCCGCTGCGCCTGCTTCCGGATCCCGTCGGCCCAGCGGTCCAGCGCGGCCTGGGCGTTCCGCTTGGCCGTCTCCGCCGTCTTCGTGTCGCCCGTGCTGCTGGCCTGCAGTTGGCTGGACAGCTCGTTCACGAAGGTCACCGCGGCCTCGGAACTGGTCTCGACGGCCGCCGCGCAGACGTCGCCGGCGTTGCCGCCCGCGGTGGCGGTCACCTCGGCACCGCCCGGGGTCGGCGTGCCACCAGGGGTGCCGGGCGTGCCGGACGTACCCGCGCCCGGGCTGCCGGCGGCCGACGACCCGGCGGCGCCGGTCGGCGCCGCGACCGGGTCGGCGCCGCCCGAACAGCCGGCGGTGGCGATCAGCAGCGCCACCGCCGCGGCGGCGGTGGCCGGAAGGCGTCGCATCGGAGGCTCCCAGGGGTGAGGCTGGCCGACCCGGCGCGGAACGGCCGGGGCCGGCGGGACGGCTCGGGCCAGCCTAAGCGGTCACCGCCGAACCCGCCCGGGGCGGACCCCGGGCGGTCGTCAGAGCCAGCCGTCAGAGCCGGCCGTCAGGGCCGGGTACGCCGTCGGGTGCCGCCGCGGCGCGACCGGCGCCGACCGACGCCCCCGCCGTCGCCCGGTTCCCCGGTGTCCGACCCGTCCAGCCCGTCGGGGTCGTCCGCGCCGGCCAGCCGCATCGGCTCGGCCTCCCGGACGTCCTCGATCGCCGGCGCCTCGGCCGCCGCGTTCTCGTACCGGGACAGGTCGTAGCCCATCGTGTCGTCCTCCTCGACGACCTCGACCTCGGTGACCGTGGTCGCCGGCTCGGCCGCCGCGCCGCGGCGACCCCGGCGGCGCCCGCCGCCCGATCCGCTCTCCGCGGCCGGCGCCGGGGTTCCGGCCGAGGCGACCGCCTTGACCTTGTCGCCCCCGCCCGAACGGCCCTTCTCGGGCACCGGCTCGGTGTGGATGATCAGACCGCGGCCCTTGCAGCAGTCACAGGTCTCGCTGAACGCCTCCAGCAGCCCGGCACCGATCCGCTTGCGGGTCATCTGCACCAGGCCCAGCGAGGTGATCTCGGTGACCTGGTGCTTGGTGCGGTCCCGGCCGAGGCACTCGGTCAGCCGGCGCAGCACCAGCTCCCGGTTCGACTCCAGCACCATGTCGATGAAGTCGATCACGATGATGCCGCCGAGGTCCCGCAGCCGCAGCTGGCGGACGATCTCCTCGGCCGCCTCCAGGTTGTTGCGGGTGACCGTTTCCTCCAGGTTGCCGCCGGCCCCGGTGTACTTGCCGGTGTTGACGTCCACCACGGTCATCGCCTCGGTGCGGTCGATCACCAGGTGACCGCCGGAGGGCAGGAAGACCTTGCGGTCCAGGCCCTTGAGGATCTGCTCGTCGATCCGGTGCTCGGCGAACACGTCGTTCGTGCCGGTGTGCCGGCGCAGCCGCGCCACCAGGTCCGGCGAGACCTGGCCCAGGTACGACTCCACCATCGCGTACGCGGACTCGCCCTCGACCACCAGGTCCCGGAAGTCCTCGTTGAACAGGTCCCGGACCACCCGGATCACCAGGTCCGGCTCCTCGGACAGCAGCACCGGGGCGCCACCGGAGGCGGCCTTGGCCTGGATGTCCTCCCACTGCGACTGCAACCGCTTGATGTCCCGGGCCAGTTCGTCCTCGCTGGCACCCTCGGCCGCGGTCCGCACGATCACCCCGGCGCCCTCGGGAACCAGCTTCTTGAGGATGTCCCGCAGCCGCTTCCGCTCGGTGTCCGGAAGCTTGCGGCTGATCCCCGAGGCGTTGCCGTGCGGCACGTACACCAGGTGCCGGCCGGAGAGCGCGATGTGGCTGGTCAGCCGCGCGCCCTTGTGCCCGATCGGATCCTTGGTGACCTGCACCAGCACCGAGTCGCCGGACTTGAGCGCCTGCTC is a genomic window containing:
- the trpS gene encoding tryptophan--tRNA ligase produces the protein MTAPALDARSRLRRITGLTPSGHLHVGNLLGAMAPIAAGQYDHDTVVFLADLHAMTVRHDPARVRANTLEQATLLLAAGVDPEVTLLYPQSQVPAHTELHYLLECVTGVGEAQRMIQYREKSARQRQVRLSLLTYPVLMAADILLHRIREVPVGDDQDQHVELARDLAIRFNQRYGDTFPVPVAVHPSAAARVMDLADPTSKMSKSAGSGAGTLFLLDPPDVLRRKVLRAVTDSGTTVAYDPVHRPGVANLLEILAACAGRSPADLATEFDSYGRLKAAVVDAVLARVTPIQARYAELSRDPAHVHGLLRAGAERARAATADTVRAARAAIGLLD
- a CDS encoding DHA2 family efflux MFS transporter permease subunit, whose protein sequence is MSEAAERADRKPHSPWLVLSVLCLGFFMILLDTTIVNIAIPDMSTSLSASLDQILWVLNSYVLVYAVLLITAGRLGDLYGPKRLFILGLIVFTVASAVCGFARNPEQLIIARVVQGVGGALLTPQTLSVITMIFPAEKRGAAFGLWGAVAGVATVAGPTLGGYLVTDWGWEYIFFVNLPIGIIAVVLAAIVMPDIKLNRRHRLDWTGTALATVGLFLVTYGLIEGEPHDWGRVWGPVTIFEVIAAGVVVLAVFMFQQYAGRDREPLVPFAIFADRNYSLMNVVSAAIAFGMLGLFLPLVIYLQSVLGLTALQAGLTTAPMSLISMCVAPLAGRLADRTGGKWVLFLGLSLWSVGMGLVVWLAHADSGRWHVLPGIIVAGFGLGLTFAPLQTIAMRNVAPQMAGAASGFINTARQLGAVIGSAAVGALLQVQLADQLRSTARANAGALPPQFRDQFVDGFSNASGGNLEIGAGQSGVELPPDLPEQARQVIGEVAAHTFRQAFTTAMRHSLVLPLAVLALAALCCVFVARRSTGATESAPPTPEPVDAHV
- a CDS encoding GNAT family N-acetyltransferase encodes the protein MLIEPRPASDPALVALVTAQQRELRDADGGLDGQVFDVHPNIRFLVGLHNGLAVTCGAIQALDARTAEIKRMYVRPAFRGQGLARQLLTALEELALWHGHTEVRLETATYLPAAIGLYSSAGYARIPVYGEYVSNPYSVCFRKRLPVPA
- the obgE gene encoding GTPase ObgE, whose amino-acid sequence is MATFVDRVVLHLRAGDGGHGCVSIHREKFKPFGGPDGGNGGHGGGISLVVDPQVHTLLDFHFRPHVRAAGGKGGAGSNRDGANGTDLVLKVPDGTVVSTLDGTVLADLVGAGTTFEAARGGRGGRGNAALANSRRKAPGFAELGEPGDQLDVVLELKSVADVGLVGFPSAGKSSLISVLSAAKPKIADYPFTTLVPNLGVVRVDDHTFTVADVPGLIPGAATGKGLGLEFLRHIERCAVLVHVVDAATLEPGRDPLGDIDAIETELAAYGGLADRPRLVVLNKVDVPDGRDLADIVRSDVEERGYPVFEVSAATREGLRELTYAMAELVEQARAAAPAAEPTRIVLRPPAVDDAGFTVEAVDDGYLVRGPRPERWVRQTNFDNEEAVGYLADRLARLGVEEALAKAGAEPGDLVRIGEREFDWHPTVLAEFVPTVRGTDERMADRSTRATAAQRLAARKARRRRPDDEVETGDGTAAAVTAGDGVTGGDGTGDGAAEGSGDRDGAAGGAG
- the rpmA gene encoding 50S ribosomal protein L27, producing MAHKKGASSSRNGRDSAAQRLGVKRFGGQVVSAGEIIVRQRGTKFHPGELVGRGNDDTLFALAAGAVQFGSRRGRKIVSIVPAAQQ
- the rplU gene encoding 50S ribosomal protein L21; the encoded protein is MYAIVKTGGKQYKVAEGDVIEVEKLVGQPGDAVTLTAVLLVDGEDLVTDAAKLADVSVSGEIAAHTKGPKIRIHKFKNKTGYHKRQGHRQPLTKIKVTGISSGK